Part of the Halobaculum halobium genome, AGCGCGTACGCGAACGCCCCGATCTCGACAGAGATCCGTTCTGGGATCGCCTCGAAGAACGTCAGTAGGTCCCGACGACGGCGATACAGCACGAACGCGATCGGCACCGCGAGCGCGACGACGCCGAGAAAGCCCGCGGCCGTCGCCGCGCCCGCGGCGACGCGGTCGGGATAGCTGCGTCCGCTAACCATCTCGCGGAACGGGTACAACACGTACGCGACGGTGATCGCGAACACAACCGTCGAGAGGACGCTCGCGAGCACGAGCGCCGCGAGGACGAGAAGCCCGGCCAGCAGCGCCGCGAGCGCGGTCCGCCGACTGGGCTGCATACGGCTACACCGCACCCCTCGGTACAAAACGGTTGCCCGTCGGAAGCCGGGCGACGATCCGTTCGTGGGCTGAGAGACCGTGACCGTCGCTCGCGGGTCGGCGACCGCAACGCGGACGACCGCCTTCCCCACCGCCGGCACTGCGAACCGCGGGGATTAATTATCTCCGGGTGTGACCACCGAGTAATGACAGACGCGAACGGACGCAGCAGACGGCGATTCCTCCGGGCGGTTGGGGCCGCAGGCGTCGCCGGGCTCGCCGGCTGTTCGGCCGAGCCAGTCGCTGAGGAGACGACGAGCGAGCCGACCGATGCGGGCGGCACCGCCGAACCGACCGCGGGGACGACGACGGGAGAACCGACCGAGTCGATGGCCGACACGCTCGTGGTCGCGACGTATCCGCCGTTCGTGAACGCGCCGTCGACGAGCCCGGGCGCGTGGCTCAAAGAGGAGTTCGAGTCCGAGTTCGACGCGACGCTCGTGTACCAGACGCCCGACTCCGAGCTCAACTACTACATCGAGCGCGCGGTGCAGGGAGTTGACTTCGAAGCCGACGTGTACGTCGGGCTCGACACGGGGCAGCTCATCGACGTCGACAGCCAGCGCGGCGAAGGGCAGTTCACGGGCCCGCTGTTCGCGGAAGCGGGCGACATCGCCGGCGGCGACGCGATCAAAGACGGCCTCCGATTCGACCCGCAGAGCCGGGCCGTCCCGTTCGACACCGGCTACGTCTCGCTGGTGTGGAACGCGACGATGGACGGCGGCGAGTTCGCCGCCCCCGAGACGTTCGAGGATCTGACGGCCGCCGAGTTCGGAGATGATCTCATCGCGCAGAACCCGACAACCTCGACGACCGGCGAGGCGTTCATGCTCCACACCATCGACGCTTTCGGCACAAACGGCTACCTCGACTACTGGGAGCGACTCCAAGACAACGGGATCACCGTGCTCGGCAACTGGTCGGACTCCTACTCGGCGTACCTCAACGAGGAGGCGCCAATGATCGTCTCGTACTCCACCGACCAGGTGTTCGCCTCCACCGAGGGACAGGACCTCGACAAACACCAGATCCGGTTCCTGAACGACCAGGGGTACGCCAACCCGGAGGGGATGGCCCGATTCGCCGACAGCGACGCGCCGCGGCTCGCCCGACGATTCATGGAGTTCATGCTCCGGCCGGAGATCCAGGCCGGGATCGCCCAGCGCAACGTCGCGTTCCCGGCGATCGCGGACGCGCCGCTGCCCGAGGACTACGCGCAGTACGCCAAGGAGCCGCCCGAGTCGGTCACCTTCACGTACGACGAACTCGAAGCGAACCTCGGCACATGGACCGACCAGTGGGCGCGGCGCTTCGCCGGCGGGTGAGCGGAGCTCGACTCGCTCGAGCCCTTCGACGCGCGCGGACGGCCGGTCCCGCGGCACTCGCCGAGCGGTTCGCGCTCCCCCTGCTGGCGGCCGTCACGGCCCTCCTGCTCGCGCTGCTGTTCTACTACCCGATCGCGACCGTGTTCGTCGACGCCGTCGTCGAGGGCGACCGGGTCACTTTCGGACCGCTCGCCGAGGTGCTCACCGACGAGTTCTACCTCGTTCGCGTGCTCGGGTTCACCGCGTACCAGGCGCTGCTGTCGACGGCGCTCAGCGTCGCCCTCGGGCTGCCGGGCGCGTGGGTGCTCGCGCGCTTCGAGTTCCGCGGTCGCGAGACGCTTCGGTCGGTGACGATGGTGCCGTTCGTCGTCCCCTCGGTGCTGGTCGCCGCGGCGTTTTACGCCACGTTCGGCGCGAATGGGACGCTCAACGCGGGGCTGTCGGCGCTCGGGCTCCCCGAGCTCGACTTGCTTCCGTCGCTGGGCGCCATTCTCGTCGCGCACGCCTTTTACAACGCCCCGCTCGTGACGCGCGTCGTCGCCGCGGCGTGGGAGTCCGTCGACGCCGGCGCCGTCGAGACCGCCCGGTCGCTGGGCGCCTCTCCGCGGCGGGCGTTCCGCGACGTGGTGGTGCCGCAGCTGCTTCCGGCGGTGCTCACCGGCGCGACGCTGACGTTCGTGTTCACGTTCGCGACGTTCGCCATCCCGCTGGCGCTGGGCGGCTCGCAGTACGCCACCATCGAGGTGTTCATCTACGCGGCCAGACGCCAGTTGGAGTACGGCCGCGCGGCGTCGCTGGCGGTGTTGGAAACTGGGGTCTCGCTGTCACTGATGGCGGTGTACCTCCGGTACGAGCGCGCGCAGGCCGCCGAGCGCCGCGACACGCGCGGGTTGATCCGCCGGTCGCTGTGGCCCGAGTCGTGGACCCGCGAGCGGGCCCTTCGCCGGCTCGCGATCGCCGGCTACGCCGTCGTCGTCGCGCTCGTGTTCGTCGCGCCGCTCGCGAGCATGATCTACGCCAGCGTCAGCGTCGACGGCCGGCTCACGCTCGACGCCTACCGGTTCCTCCTGGAGCGACAGGCGACCGGTGCGGACTTCCAGGTGAAACCGTTCCCCGCAATCGTCAACTCGCTGCTGTTCGGGGCGGCGACGCTCGCGCTCGCGCTGCCGCTGGGCGTCGCGATGGGCGTGCTCACGACCAGGCGATTCCGCGGGCGCTGGCTCGTCGACGCGCTGTCGATGGCGCCGCTCGCAGTC contains:
- a CDS encoding thiamine ABC transporter substrate-binding protein, which encodes MTDANGRSRRRFLRAVGAAGVAGLAGCSAEPVAEETTSEPTDAGGTAEPTAGTTTGEPTESMADTLVVATYPPFVNAPSTSPGAWLKEEFESEFDATLVYQTPDSELNYYIERAVQGVDFEADVYVGLDTGQLIDVDSQRGEGQFTGPLFAEAGDIAGGDAIKDGLRFDPQSRAVPFDTGYVSLVWNATMDGGEFAAPETFEDLTAAEFGDDLIAQNPTTSTTGEAFMLHTIDAFGTNGYLDYWERLQDNGITVLGNWSDSYSAYLNEEAPMIVSYSTDQVFASTEGQDLDKHQIRFLNDQGYANPEGMARFADSDAPRLARRFMEFMLRPEIQAGIAQRNVAFPAIADAPLPEDYAQYAKEPPESVTFTYDELEANLGTWTDQWARRFAGG
- a CDS encoding ABC transporter permease produces the protein MDRPVGAALRRRVSGARLARALRRARTAGPAALAERFALPLLAAVTALLLALLFYYPIATVFVDAVVEGDRVTFGPLAEVLTDEFYLVRVLGFTAYQALLSTALSVALGLPGAWVLARFEFRGRETLRSVTMVPFVVPSVLVAAAFYATFGANGTLNAGLSALGLPELDLLPSLGAILVAHAFYNAPLVTRVVAAAWESVDAGAVETARSLGASPRRAFRDVVVPQLLPAVLTGATLTFVFTFATFAIPLALGGSQYATIEVFIYAARRQLEYGRAASLAVLETGVSLSLMAVYLRYERAQAAERRDTRGLIRRSLWPESWTRERALRRLAIAGYAVVVALVFVAPLASMIYASVSVDGRLTLDAYRFLLERQATGADFQVKPFPAIVNSLLFGAATLALALPLGVAMGVLTTRRFRGRWLVDALSMAPLAVSGIVVGLGLLRGLVFGVEAFGYRFTVTGAVAIVAAHAVGAYPFVVRTVAPPLDRLDRALVESARALGASRARTVLDVELPLVWPGIVAGAAFAFAISIGEFDATVILAEGGGTDTMPVAVERFIGRRLGPATAMGTVLLAVTAASFVVIERVGGEFRG